TAAAAACAACTAACATATTcgttgaaaaaatatgatacaGTTACACATTTATaactaataatttaaaaccttaaaaaatttaaacaaactttaaaaaactttttgttccaaatacatatattaatatatttaacataataaactttataatacatataaattacaattttattaaaaaattaaataaatactatttatttattatatattattaagaaaagacatctacatttaatttataaaaatatcatagattctttttttaattgaatgACGAAATAATCCTATTTTactaaaaagaataaaggaAATGGAAACAAAATAAGTGCACATTCTAATGTAATAACATGAATTTCCTAccaaattaataaaattataataaaagcagtttctttatgaattttatgaaacatacatatattttacaaacaaaaatataattaaaataatatatatcgtATGGCCGatgtattaaattaaatacaaggaaaatattaaaatacaaatttataaaataaatcaatcAAATTCAATAAAGGTTATGAAtacacattattatattttatataaaaacaaatatgcaTGTTCAGGtggtattataaaaataatttaactcCATATACTCTTCTTGTAAGCATAATATTCTTAAGAATGCTACATAActattttttagaatttaaaagttttttttataaattatccGTTCCATTATTACAAATTTgttgcttatatttttttgtaattctatatttattaatttttctacaGGTATAATTAATGCCTAATACAATAGATAAGTATATTGCGAATGCAAAtcctaaaaaaattataaagacAAGATAAGAATACGTATTTCCCATATTAACTATATCCTTTGACATAGTCCCTAATTTTGAATATACTAATAATAccaataataaaaacgaggcaggaattaataataattttatcttcTTTCTATTTATGGCTTTATACTTTTCCCAATCGTTCATTTCTTcgttattctttattttgtcaATGGAATGTAATAAgctgaatatttttttttcacaaaatACATCCGCTCTACTAGATAACGAAGAATTACTACTTTTATGCACTTTATGCCATTCTTCTCTATTTAGTTCACtttcttttaattcattgctttgtaataatatgtcttttttatttttagatatATGTTCTTTATCTAGCACTTTATTATATCGTCCATCAATATTTCCATTCACTGAATAATGTGCTAACTGTCGATTAGTTGTTAAGTATAAATCTCTATATAACTTATACTTCTCATCCAATAACCCATTGCAGCtcttctaaaaaaaaaaaaggaaacatattatttataagaaCATATATTTCCATGCTAtgaaaatgttatttttaaaaataaaatatcagtaacgaaaaataaagtattatgcgaaatattattataataccaAATCATTGTTATAACGAATTATCCAAAATAAAAGAGTAAAGATAaagattttaataaaaatgatggaattgaaattttttttcattgtatacattattatttttattatatattaactaatacaaaaaataactatagttttatatattgaaaatgataaaagaagccattcatattttatttttatttatttaatttattttaaattttataaaatgaattattatatatatacttcatttatttttcacaaACACAAAATTATTTCAGAATTTAGAACAATTTCAATATAGATTATTATAGAAATAgaattgaataaaaataaatgataattgtacataatatttaaattaattatttaatagcaaagacattaaatttttttttataaattagtttaaaaaaaaaaaatataatacgaagaaaattattaagatGATATGAAAACaaacattatttattcagtgataacattttttcattaatacaaaagaaagaactgtacgtaaaaaatatatactaatatatgttcatacaataattatgaatttcTGTGTTCCTTCTAAGaaataattcttattttatacatgtttttttgtattacttCACCTTCTATAGTTAAATAAATTGATTATTGTTAccgtaaaaataatagaaaaaaaatatgaagataggaaaaaatattcttattttatcgTATATTCGTTATTATTTAActacaattttttcttatataaatttttatatattaagaaaataaaatttttagttattaaaaagtctatgaaattatgtatatatttttaaaagtaccataataattattctatttttgtataataatttttacaattgtAAAATTTGTATCTAATTCcaaatgaaatttatttttatctagtgtaaattttaaaaatgtacaaattagctttttttttttttttttttttttcttcttttaaaaatgtaaagaaatatatattttgaaaaatattattatatcagaaaaaaaacaaaacgaagataaaaataaaattagcatataaaacaattttgtaaaatcCAATAATTTCAGAAACATTTGTAGCaatttaatattacaaataaatgtaacattaacaatataattttgtgatatacaaaagaataaataaaaaaaaattgaaaattggTATATGAAAGATTTAGTATTTTCtttgatgaaaaaatatagaaataatttatattgtattgtttttctataaataaataaattacaaatatatttttaaaccacatgaatgtttaaaatttttatataataaatatttatcttaATATAAGTAtggtattttatattttattttttttattctttttggATTACAATGCATCtactaataaataaagaattattataaacaaaataatattaaaacacatcataaaagaaaaaaaaaatataaagtagaattataaaatatatatataatatttatggaagaaatatttcattaaaatataataataatgaatagtaacaaaaaaaaaaagtatatacgTTCAATTAAAAATCTCACTGCAACAAATTCATTTAGTGaatacaatatttttcaaatatgaGGGTCtcattttcttaatttctAAGTACTCTTCtacaagaaaaatatatctatgtgttatataattgattaaataatactatttaATATCTATGTAAATGTTATTactaaaatatgtattaatattatcaCGCTCATATGAATCTATAAAGAACcaaatttaataatgaaaattactCTAAAAACAGCTGCATTTGAACCATATATATTACGTCTATTTAgttaaacattaaaaaaatatagtaaccttttttatatattttattaaaacttctctaaaaaagtgaaatagCATTACGTACTTATAAAttaccaaaaaatataattcaatttttcactttcatttttttttttaaattatcttaATTTATTGAAGAAATTACTAGTTATTTCAaactatatgtatatttttatatctaaaAAATGATGTTAACACTATagactatatatttataaataagatcaaaaaatataacatacgtatatatatttatttacttatcaTTCCATTATTTCACAAAAGAACATATTGATTCTCATTACACTTAgtgaaaattttcatttatatagatatataatacatttttataggCGTATAACCATAAAAAAtcaaagataaaaaaaggaataaattaCGAAACAATATCTATTAATATACaagttcattttattaatttaaaattttattgttgtaaaaataaaaatatataatgtatattaataaattttcaatatatatatatttaattcattctACTAAAATTAAACTAACACTACAATTAAGCATAATAATAGCGTAGTAAATGTTTTTAAGTcctaatttaattttaaatatttagaaatacTAATTCGTTAAActattatgaataatatatatttataaaaaacattattttatcatatatttataacttcACATAagatttcaaaaaaaaaaagaggtaagtttatatgaaaaataattttacaacaaatatatttcatgaTGCATTTCtcgtaaaatattatttacagaaaaataattaagttttttatatttaaaaaaataatatacatatatgtataagaaaacagaaaaatacATGACAGTAGTTCCattaaa
This genomic interval from Plasmodium brasilianum strain Bolivian I chromosome 13, whole genome shotgun sequence contains the following:
- a CDS encoding hypothetical protein (Plasmodium exported protein), with amino-acid sequence MKKNFNSIIFIKIFIFTLLFWIIRYNNDLKSCNGLLDEKYKLYRDLYLTTNRQLAHYSVNGNIDGRYNKVLDKEHISKNKKDILLQSNELKESELNREEWHKVHKSSNSSLSSRADVFCEKKIFSLLHSIDKIKNNEEMNDWEKYKAINRKKIKLLLIPASFLLLVLLVYSKLGTMSKDIVNMGNTYSYLVFIIFLGFAFAIYLSIVLGINYTCRKINKYRITKKYKQQICNNGTDNL